The Changchengzhania lutea genomic sequence CACTGCTCATTATTTTTATAGGTCATTTAGTTACAATCCCAACAGCCATGGCGTTGGCCGAAATAGCTACCAATCAGAAAGTTGAAGGTGGCGGCGAGTATTTTATTATTTCCAGATCTTTTGGAATTAATATTGGTGCGGCAATAGGTATTGCCTTATATTTCTCTCAGGCTATAAGCGTCGCATTTTATGTTATTGCCTTCGCAGAAGCTTTTGAAGTTATTAAACCTTGGGTAGAAGTCAATCTTGGGTATATCATTTACGATAACAGACTGTTTAGTATCCCTGCGCTCCTTTTGTTAATTTTGTTAATGGTTAAAAAAGGTGCTGTTCTGGGAATGAAAGCCTTATATATTGTGGTCACAATCCTGGTCATATCCCTTATTTTTTTCTTTGCAGGCTCTACTCCATTTAATGAGACTTTTGACGCTTCACTACTTTTTAAAAACATACGGGCTGATAAGGGATTCTTTTATGTATTTGCCATCATTTTTCCAGCATTTACAGGAATGACAGCCGGAGTTGGACTCTCTGGAGATCTAAAAGACCCGAAAAAATCGATACCACTCGGCACGCTGTCCGCTACAATTATCGGCATGATCATTTACGTTTTTATTGCCTATAAACTGGCATCATCTGCATCGGTTACAGATCTTATTTCCGATCAACTTATTATGAGTAAAATAGCTTTTTGGGGACCTATTATACCCATTGGATTAGCCGCAGCAACCATTTCATCGGCATTAGGCTCTTTTATGGTTGCCCCAAGAACGCTTCAGGCCATTGGCGGTGATAAGGTTTTTCCAAGAGCATTGATGAATTCATGGGTTTCAAAGGGTACAGAAAAAAATAACGAACCCAGAAACGCTACTATTATAACCAGTATCATAGCCTTTGTTTTTATTTTAATGAGTGATGTTAATGCCGTTGCCGAAATAATTTCCATGTTTTTCCTGGTAACCTATGGGTCACTTTGTCTAATTTCATTTCTGCAGCATTTTGCAGCTGATCCATCCTACAGACCATCGTTTAAATCGAAGTGGTACTTATCACTTTTAGGAACTATAATGTGTATTTACCTGATGTTTAAAATAAATACACCATATGCTCTGGCAGCCATATTATTAATGATTTTACTCTACTTATATATTTCTTCAAAAAGTGGCACTAAATCAGGCATGGCCAGTATTTTTCAAGGGGTCATTCAACAATTGAGCAGAAGATTACAGGTATTCCTTCAAAAAGCAGAAAAGCAAAGTACTGAAGAAGATTGGAGACCTGCTGTCATTTGTATTTCTAAGGACAGTTTTAAAAGATTTGGCGCTCTGGAATTGATGAAATGGATCTCTCACAGCTATGGATTTGGTATGTATTTGCATTTTGAAAAGGCTTATCTATCTAAGGAATCCAAAAAATCTGCCCAAGTAATACTCGAGAAATTAATACAGAATATAGCTGATAACAAATCAAATGTATTCGTTGAAACCCTGGTGACACCATCTACAACATCGGCTATAGCACATGCCATTCAGCAACCGGGAATTTCAGGACAACCAAATAATATGATCTTATTCGAATATAAAAGAGGTGAAACTGAATGGTTATCTGAAATATTCGATAATTACAGTTTAATAAAGACGATAGGTCTGGATATCGGAATACTGGCGAGTTCAGATAGAGGATTTGGGTACAAAAAAGATATCCATATTTGGATAAGAAAAGAAGATTATGAAAACGCCAATTTAATGATCCTGCTATCGTATGTCATTCTGGGGCATCCTGAATGGAAAAAGGGGAAAATAAAGATCTATGCCGCATTCCCAGTTGAGCATTTGGAAGAAGAAAAAAACAATCTGATTCAACTGGCCTCAACGGGTAGATTGCCAATTTCTTCAAATAATATTTATATATTGCCTCTTGATGTATCTAAAAACAAAATAGATCTAATTAATGAATTTTCGGCAGATGCCGACCTTACTTTAATTGGCTTTCATGAAAGTGTAGCAAAATTTGAAGATAGAATTAAACTTTTTCAGGGATACGATAAATTAGGCAATATCCTTTTTGTTAACACCTTAAAAACAAAATTAATAAAGTGAACGCATTTAGACTTTTTGAATTGGATTATCCAGTGGATGATTTGTAAATGAACTACCTCGTACCCTTGGGTCGAGGTAGTTCATTTTCCAAAAAACAGCCCATATGATTCCTGTGGTATCATACTATGTACAATCATTCATTTTAAATTGACAGATAATTAGTAACTTCATGGACAGAATTTACTAAACCAATCCCATGAGTACTCCACCCAAAACCATAAAAAAATTCGGCACCCTTGGAGGTGTTTTTACGCCAACGCTGCTCACTATACTTGGTGTTATCATGTATTTGCGTTTGGGTTGGGTTGTTGGAAATGCCGGTTTATTGGGGGCATGGCTTATTATTATTATTTCATTTTTAATTACGCTATGTACGGCATTGTCCATGTCTGCCATTACGACAAATATTCGTATCGGTGCTGGTGGTGCCTATGCCATTGTTTCGCAAGCGCTAGGTTTGGAGGTTGGTGGTAGCTTAGGTATTCCAAGATATATTTCGCAAGGTCTGGCAGTAACGATGTATATTTTTGGTTTTAGAGAAGGTTGGCTAGGTATTTTTCCAGAGCACAATGCTTTTCTAATCGATATTATAGTCTTTGCATCACTTTTTACCATTGCTTATATCAGTGCTAATTTGGCCATAAAGACACAGTTTATCATTATGGGTATTATTGTACTCTCACTAGTTTCTATCGTTATTGCGGCTTATGATGGTTCTATGCAGCAACCCATAAGTGACTCTTTAAGTTGGGGCTCATTTAAGGGGTCGGCAGAAAATCGTTATAGCGGGAGTAATTTTTGGATTGTATTTGCCGTCTTTTTTCCTGCGGCAACTGGTATTATGGCTGGTGCGAATATGTCAGGTGAACTCAAGGACCCCAAACGAAGCATTCCTACAGGAACACTTTGGGCTATTGGAGTAAGTTTTGTAATATATATGCTCTTGGCATTTTGGATATCCCGCAGTGCGACAGAACAAGAACTCCTCACCAATTACTATATTATGGTTGATAAGGCCTACTTTGGGCCAATAATTATTGCTGGGATTTTAGGCGCGACATTCTCTTCAGCATTAGCATCTATTGTGGGATCGTCACGTATTTTATATGCCATGGGAGAACATAAGGTACTGCCCTTCTCTAATATGCTAGCTACAACAAGCCATAGTGGACAACCTCGAAACGCCATGATGGTGACTGGGATATTAATTTTCTTTACCTTATTGCTACGTAATCTTAACGCTGTGGCACCTTTAGTGACGCTCTTTTTTCTCATTACGTATGCCATGATAAATATTGTGGTGATTATAGAACAACGCTTGGGGCTCATTAGTTATCGACCTGTTTTCAGGATTTATAAATGGGTGCCTTATTTAGGATTAATCTCGT encodes the following:
- a CDS encoding APC family permease, with protein sequence MEQKSKFTTLPVFLTAISTILGAVMFLRFGFAVGSVGFMGTLLIIFIGHLVTIPTAMALAEIATNQKVEGGGEYFIISRSFGINIGAAIGIALYFSQAISVAFYVIAFAEAFEVIKPWVEVNLGYIIYDNRLFSIPALLLLILLMVKKGAVLGMKALYIVVTILVISLIFFFAGSTPFNETFDASLLFKNIRADKGFFYVFAIIFPAFTGMTAGVGLSGDLKDPKKSIPLGTLSATIIGMIIYVFIAYKLASSASVTDLISDQLIMSKIAFWGPIIPIGLAAATISSALGSFMVAPRTLQAIGGDKVFPRALMNSWVSKGTEKNNEPRNATIITSIIAFVFILMSDVNAVAEIISMFFLVTYGSLCLISFLQHFAADPSYRPSFKSKWYLSLLGTIMCIYLMFKINTPYALAAILLMILLYLYISSKSGTKSGMASIFQGVIQQLSRRLQVFLQKAEKQSTEEDWRPAVICISKDSFKRFGALELMKWISHSYGFGMYLHFEKAYLSKESKKSAQVILEKLIQNIADNKSNVFVETLVTPSTTSAIAHAIQQPGISGQPNNMILFEYKRGETEWLSEIFDNYSLIKTIGLDIGILASSDRGFGYKKDIHIWIRKEDYENANLMILLSYVILGHPEWKKGKIKIYAAFPVEHLEEEKNNLIQLASTGRLPISSNNIYILPLDVSKNKIDLINEFSADADLTLIGFHESVAKFEDRIKLFQGYDKLGNILFVNTLKTKLIK
- a CDS encoding amino acid permease, whose protein sequence is MSTPPKTIKKFGTLGGVFTPTLLTILGVIMYLRLGWVVGNAGLLGAWLIIIISFLITLCTALSMSAITTNIRIGAGGAYAIVSQALGLEVGGSLGIPRYISQGLAVTMYIFGFREGWLGIFPEHNAFLIDIIVFASLFTIAYISANLAIKTQFIIMGIIVLSLVSIVIAAYDGSMQQPISDSLSWGSFKGSAENRYSGSNFWIVFAVFFPAATGIMAGANMSGELKDPKRSIPTGTLWAIGVSFVIYMLLAFWISRSATEQELLTNYYIMVDKAYFGPIIIAGILGATFSSALASIVGSSRILYAMGEHKVLPFSNMLATTSHSGQPRNAMMVTGILIFFTLLLRNLNAVAPLVTLFFLITYAMINIVVIIEQRLGLISYRPVFRIYKWVPYLGLISSIFAMFIINPSISLISIAIVLMVYWYLSRQNLETPFEDVRSGLFVAFAEWAAKHTWGMKKMQQRAWKANLMVPVRDVNGLRGTFEFLRNIAKPKGSIKLLGIEPFTEQSKLIEQLEDISASFRIKGVFSSSTVIHADQFANGINYGSQALQGAFFRPNIMFLNLQDHDDYENELKPVMTESIRLEIGILLFNLHSKALLGQRNTINVWVSERKGNWQLGGLDIGNLDLSILVAYKLKMNWEARIRLITVVDNLEEETEAKMFLKTLTQLARLPETLTEVYLGNFTDMVTKAPPADLNIFGMQDALPYDFIKDMSQKTNSSCLFVRDSGQESILA